The Fusarium oxysporum f. sp. lycopersici 4287 chromosome 6, whole genome shotgun sequence DNA segment TGATGCGctcctccttgagctcctccttgagctcctccTTGGGTGTCCCCTCGGTGGCGAGAGTAAAGGTggcctcctcagccttggcctcctccttgggaggaggaggcttgAAGCTCTCAATGGTCTTCTTATAAGCCTCAGACTCGGTGACGGTGGTAGCGAGCTCCTTAGCCTCAGCGATCTTGAGTTTCAGCTGGGCGACCCAGTTGTCACGTTCAGCAGTGTTGGCAGCCTTGAAGCTGTGCTTATTGCCCTTGGAGGTGAAATGGAACTTGTGGGAGGCATCTATCTCGGGCTCAGTGGCGTCGGCCTGTGGGGCACGTCATTAGAATAAACTATGCACTCTGCAGAGGGTTTTCTTTTGTGGATCCGCGGGAGCTTAGCTTACCAGGCTGATGATGCCGGATGGGTTCATTTTGTcgccgaagaagaggagaccCTGACCGGTGTGAGAGGCCCAGGCGATGTTGCTGTGGGCAGTCTCGGCCGACTTCTCGGTCTTAAGGTACTGTGTGAGCGCTTTGGGCTCGAAGGCGTCGgtgccgaagaagaagaactcCTTGCTGGCAATCAGGCTCCTGTGGGGGAATCAAGGTCAGCAAACGGGACATGTGCATCGTGATGCGACGTCGCGGCGTGACGCACGTGCAAGGGCTTACCTGGGGAAGCTGAAGTCATGAGCCTTGTGGCCCAGATGGCCCTCCTCAATGGGCTTGatctccttgttctcagTCTTGGACTTCTCAGTCTCAGTAGGCTTGTTCTCCTCAGCGGGCTTGTCCTCGGTGGCGAGAGCCTCGGTGGGGGTCTCATTGACGGGAGCGGGAGTGGTCTCGGGCTTGATCTCCTGAGGGACCTCGACGTTCTTCTGTTCCTCGGCCATTTTGAATAGAGTTGTAGTGAGAGTAGGTTTTTTTTGTCACAAACAAATGCGGAGgtataataaagaaaaaagatcCTAATAGATCCAGGCACAGAAAAAGCGTTGGATGTTTGAGTGTGGTCTTGGGACAGAGTGGCGAGGAAGAAAGAGTAGGGAAAGGCTGCTGGAGGACGGGGACGCGGGGGGTTACGAATGACCAAAACATCACAAAAGTAGCTCAGCATGGATACATACTTTCCACCAGCTCAACCTACAACAGATCTTGGTCCCATGCTAGTTCCCGGTGATCATCGCCACATTTCACCCTTGTCTGCACCAAAACGACTCGAGTGCTGAATAGAAGGTGGGCTTCTTGTGACAATCTGCAAAGAAGTTGCCCCAACAGAGGGGCATCCAGAATACGTATCCAGCCGCTTCTAGCAGACAAGCAAGCAAGTAGGCTCATGCCGATTGATAGCAGAGAAGTCAAAATTACATCGCGACAAGCAAAAGGGATGGTTTCGACGACATAAATGGATGACTTTCTGCGGGGTATTCTACTACTTGTCGCACCACCCGATATCTATTGCTCTGACTATGTTCAGATGACAAGAGTTCCCGATTATCGATGATGGGAAGCGGCGTCATTAGGCGTCATTACAGATCTGTGGGAAGGTTCTTGCTCAAAGGCAATGTTTTTGCTTCTGGGAGGGAGAGAAGGGAGTGGATTAGTACGTAGCCTAGCCACAGTATTGGCTTCTCTAAAATGATAATTGATCTCTTTTCAATTCCAACGATGTCGTCCCAGCCGGGGTGAATATTCAGCCTTGCAGGACAGATGGCTACGGCTCAAAGGTGCTGGCTCCAAGCGGATAGGAGCAGCTCAATGTATATCGTTTTGGGAGAAAAGTGGGGTTGTTCAAATATCCAATAGATCCGAATCGATCATTTTTGTATCCAAATCGAATCAAATTAGAGACTCGATTTGATATGATTTGTTTGTTTGCAAGCCTGAGCTTGATTTTGAGGAAGCAAGCCTCTTCTGGGTCTCAACTGCCTTATTCGATGACCTCCCAATAGTGCCAGTACTTATGGCTCGATATGGGATGGCAATAAGCTTCATGGCTCTGATGTGATCCATGTGATCAATCCACACCCTCAGCAGTCATCGGTGGTGTAGGGAACAAGTCGCCGCTTGAGGCGTCATCGTGACGTATCTACCTCGTACCCCTCCGCTCATTTTCCTTTACAGACTTGTATGTGTTGTGTCGTGTCGTCGACAGGGGGTTGTTGGCGCCAGCAGCCCTCTGGCTCGAATGCATGACGATGAACCAAGCTTCTCGTGTAGCACCGGTGGCAATGCGGAAGGTACGGCCGCTCAGGTCGAAATAGATGCCCTGCACGTGCTTTGCACTATACGGGGCACTCCAATGGCGAAACGATATCGTGATATTGTCAAAGACGTGACTGGGCCTGCAGATCGGCCGGCGCGGTAGACCGAACGATGCTAACGAAATCGAGTCGAAAGACGGGGTAATAatcgtcttcctcgcttGCCGGCTTTGAGCCTGTCTTCTTGCTCGCTAGTCTCGGCGCTGTAGGAGGTCAAGAGCACGTGCCCTAGACGATATGTGAAGGTCTTAATCGGCCTCTCCAGAGGATTCATCGTCTCAATGGCCATCCTCGTCGAGTGCTATGAAGCAACCATTCTTTTCGCCTTCATCTGTGTTGTAGGCGCACTCATCACTTCGAACTACCCTTTGTGGAGGCTCTGTCTGATATAGAAAACATCGCAGAAGCGGATCGGCTTGATCTCTTTCAGCTGTGGCTGTAGCTTTGACATGCAGATGACTGCGAAGAGCGAATTGGCCCTCGTTGTTGTCAAGAACCTTGTCCATCCATTGGATTTGTTTCTGGGTTCGTTCACAAAGATCGGGGACGGATTCAACGACATTAAGCAACCACATCATGTTATGTCGGTAGGTAGCAGTATTGTCGGTCGAAAGTGCTTGGTCCCTTCGTACTCCTTCAAGACGATGCCGGCTGAAATGGGCAGAAGTAAGAAGTCCTCTCTTCCGCGTTCCCGGTCCTCCCAATGTGGCAGGTGCCATGGGAGCAGAGAGGGTCGTCCATGTTCTGCATACCATCGTGGACCGACAAGTTTCGAGAAGTGCTCGACAGACGAGCATATCAAACTCCGCTGTGCTAGTCCGGTATTACACAAGCGATCCGTCTCGTACATGCATTTCCACCATAATCTACAAAGCACGCTTTCCAAGGAGTGGAAGTACCCCACTGTCATATCCTCGGACTTCGTGTCTGGCGCGATGTCTGGGTGTCGGGTATTATGATCACGGACCCATTGCCATGGAATACGGGCGTTATCTTCAGGTGGAGAGAAGTATGGCGCCCAAAATTGGATCTTGAAGAATGTTGGTTTTCCATGGTACCAAGACTTGTCATGTTGATAGGTGCCGACCTCGTTTTTCTGACTACTGTTGAGTGCAACCATGATATAATCTCCAACTACATGACTAAACCGGCAATCGAACTGCCCTGCATATTGCTGAACTGTCTCCCAAGACTCTTTGAACGCCGGTAGAGTCTGAAGAAGTAAAGATGATTCCACGACGGTGGGCTGGGTCGGTGGAAAAGATGACGGAACACGAAAGACGACCACCCATCATGAGGTGGCAAGTACTTTTGTGTAGTTATCCAACAGGGTAACTCTTGAGGTAACTTATCTGGGTCGGTATCTGAGTAGAGTTTAGCATAGAGAGCCCATAGGTATCTAAAGTCGGTCAATTTCGTTTACCTACCTCAGGTCGGCTCTCTATTCTGTCCCAAGGATGCTCTCGGGGGTTAGCAGGGATTGTGTTGGTACTGACCACCATGCTGTGATTGGCCCGCTGTAGGGTTCTCAATTGCCACGGGTGGTATAATGACCAAGAGCTGGAGTGACACAATATTGCTATAGGTTAGACAACTGGTATTGATGGCTCATACGAAATCTAACATTCTCGTTGTGCGCGCACCGTGTCATTCCCACCTAGACTATACCTCAGCTCAGCTCTAAATCTGATCTCGTCTCATCTTTTTGGCCGGTGAAAGCCCTTTC contains these protein-coding regions:
- a CDS encoding hypothetical protein (At least one base has a quality score < 10) — encoded protein: MAEEQKNVEVPQEIKPETTPAPVNETPTEALATEDKPAEENKPTETEKSKTENKEIKPIEEGHLGHKAHDFSFPRSLIASKEFFFFGTDAFEPKALTQYLKTEKSAETAHSNIAWASHTGQGLLFFGDKMNPSGIISLADATEPEIDASHKFHFTSKGNKHSFKAANTAERDNWVAQLKLKIAEAKELATTVTESEAYKKTIESFKPPPPKEEAKAEEATFTLATEGTPKEELKEELKEERITRMLRKLEDRVESLESQLKDMKDMTAKMDNKMDSLIGMFKEFMKASAVTSEATK